CATTTTCGGAATCTGATTTATATACCGCAGGTGCGGTTCTTTTTAAAGCGTTGGATGCCGCATTGCCTGAGATCACGTCTTCTGTCTCTCTCAGGAAAAATATCCGCTGGAGAACCCCTCAAGGCACAGTCCTCATCAGCGGCGGTGGCGATGATATCTATGAGAGAAAGGATCTCGAGGGAGTCAGTTTGTTGATTGATTTGGGAGGGAAAAACACCTACCGCACCCCGGTGGCCAGGGCCTACGAAAAAGAGATTCGCATGGTCATCGATTTGGGAACCGATGTGAGGGTTGAAGGAGAAAATGACTTCCACGGCAATGCGGGCAGTGGCGTGTTTGGAATTGGCATTTTAATTCTGCCGAACGCAGCAGGGCTTAAATCCATCAACACAGACAACTTCAGCCAAGGTTTCGGCATGGCTGGAATTGGCGTTCTCCTCGTCCATGGGAAAGCCCATTTGAGCGCGCAACGATCCACTCAAGGCATGGGTATTTTTGGTTTGGGCCTTTTGATTGCCAAAGAGGCCCATGGCTCATCCTATGTGGCCACAAGAAGCGGTCAAGGTTCCGCTCTCACGCGCGGCGTGGGAGTGTTTCTTCATGAGGGAAACGAAGGCGATATCAAAGGCGGCCTTGTGCAGCCCGATCCGCGCGAACCCTTGGGATCGGTGAGCCTCTGTCAAGGAGTCGGCTTTGGGCCTCGGGCTTATGCCGGAGGGGGAGTGGGCATCGCCGTCATAAAAGGAAACAACAACACCGTCAAAGGCAGCTACTTCTCTCAAGGGGTGGGATATTGGCATGGGTTCGGAGTGTACCGGTTGCATGGAAACCACAACATCACTCAAGCCCGACGGTACGACATGGGTTCCGGTGTTCACAGCGCCTTTGGACATATGGACGTATTTGGTGATCACAACCGCATTCTCAACTGGGGTGTGGGGCCCGCCTATGGATGGGACAAAGCCATCGGGTCTTCTTTAATAATAGGAGATCACAACGAAATGCAGACCGAATGGGGAGCGGGAACCGCCTCCATTGGGAGCTTGTCGTTTTCGCTGATCCAAGGCCAATACAACAAGCTTAAACTCTGTGACTTTGGAACAAATAATTTCTTTCGAGACGAGCCAGCCTATTCCGTTCAAGTTATCGAAGGTCTCAACAACCAATTGCAATGTCAAGGCGTGGCCCCGACAAATGGAGAACGATTGAGACGCTTGCGTTCCCCCTGGGGCCTTTTTCAAATAAACCAAACTGAACTGGTCGACAATCTGGAACTGATGGCCCCTGTATGGCCTGAACTTCCGCGTGAAGAGGGAATCGAACGAGAGAGCGTGGACCTTCAAGCGCATATGGAACAAGCGAGGGAAAAACCCGCGCTTGATGAAGTCGGTGACTTGCTTGACGTCGCCGCCGCTTTTAGTCTCGACAAAGTGACACCTCGGAAAGCGTTGTTGGAGATATTGAAACTCCCTCCTGAAAAAGCGACCTTGTTGGTGGACATTGTGGAACCCGCCGCGTTGGATCAACTCATTCAACTGAGCATTGCCATCCCGGCCCATGGAACCGTAAGCGCTGATAAACTTCTCGCAACATTAACGAACGAACAATCACCACAGAAGAAAGCCACCCTCATCAACTTTCTGAGGCTCCACCGACCCAGCCTGGTGGTTCCGGCTCTCCTTGAGATCATGAAAACAGAACTGAAGGAAGAATTTAAAGTCCAACTTCTCCGCACCTTAAGCGCGCTTCTCAACAAAGACAGCGGCAATGAACCCGGACCCCGTGCTGCGTGGCTCCAGTTGGAGCCCTATTTAAAAAACCCGAACAAAGACCGCCGCGAAAGGGTTCACCGCCTTCTTCAACGAATCCGCTTTGGAGAATGCTTTGGTTTATTGGCGAGCACGCTTGATTTATCTCCAGAGGAACGGGAGGAGTTTTTCGAGAGCGCCCCCCCCGACCTTACAGGCAATTCAGGACCTGAAAGCGCCACAGCCTTTCTAAAAATATTAAATGGACGGAAAAAGGAGAGCTTGGCGGGAGTCACAGATCAACTCAAAACTCTTGCGAAATTGGAACCCCTGGTTCGCTCTAATCTCACGGAACTCTTGCAAAGCACAAAGACGGCCAGTATCAACAACTCCCTCATCGGATTGGGGCATATTGGGAACGCGGAAGACGCTCAACATGTGGCCCCCTTTTTGCAACATACCGACACCCGCGTTCGCGAATCAGCCACCATCGCTTTGGGCCGACTGGGACAGGCAGGAATCCCTTTTTTGCTTCAAGCGCTGACCAGTGATTCATTTCGAGACCGCTCATTGGCACTCGTGGCCATTACTCAGGCCACCCACCCAAAAACACTTTCATTACTGAATAAAGGATGGGGAGATTCGAACCCTCTGGTGCGTTTGACCGCGCTGACCGTTCTCGACAATCTTTCCGAATCGCTCCGAACACACCGCCCCAAACTTGTTAAACGCGCGAAAAAAATCTTAGCCAACGATTCTGACCCCGACGTCCGTCTCGCCCTTCAGCTGCTCAAGTGATTCAACTTCATTCATGTCCATCCTCCTGAGCTGCCGCAACCTCTCCAAGAGTTTCAGCACACGTCCGCTTTTTGAAGGGCTCTCATTGGGTCTGTTTGAAGGCGAACGAACAGGCCTCATTGGACCCAATGGCGCAGGCAAGTCGACCTTGTTGAAGATATTGGCCGGACTAGAAACACCGGACAGTGGAGAATTGTCAATACGCCGCGGCCTCAAAGTCCGTTATTTGGCGCAACAAGACATCTTCTCCAAAGTCGCCCAAGGAACCACCGTTCGCGAGGAACTCACACAGGCTTTACAAGGATTGAATCTGGAAGACTGGGAAGTCGACATGCGCGTGGATGTGGGCATGACCGACGCGGGGTTTGACGGCAATCAAAAAGTCGACAGCCTTTCTGGGGGGTGGCGCAAACGATTGGCGATTCTGGCGCAAGTTCTCTGTGAACCAGACCTGTTGTTATTGGATGAGCCAACCAATCATTTGGATCTTGAGGGTGTGCTATGGCTGGAGAACTTTTTGTCGGCCCTCGACTTTTCCTTTCTTGTGATCACCCACGACCGCCGTTTTCTGGAATCCGTTTGTAACCGAGTGATTGAACTCAACAAGCACTATGAAAATGGCCATTTCAGCAGCGTTGGGAACTACAGCCAATTTATTGAAAACCGTGAGGCCCTCTTCAGCGCGCAGGCGGCGCAAGAAGAATCAGTCCGCAACACGGTTCGGCGTGAAATTGAATGGCTGCGCCGCGGCCCCAAAGCCCGCACCACCAAACAGAAAGCCCGCATTGACCGGGCAGGGGAGTTGATCGAGGAATTGGCGGAACTCAGTTTCCGCAATGCTCAAGACCGTTCAGCCAACATCGATTTTTCCGGCAGCAACCGCCAATCCAAAAGTTTAATTAACGCCCATCAAATCACAAAAAGCATGGGGGGCCGAAAACTCTTTGGCCCCTTGGACCTGCCGCTGGGCCCAGGGGATAAACTGGGTTTGTTGGGTGGCAACGGAAGCGGAAAAAGCACGTTGTTAAAAATATTGGCGGGTCAACTCTCTGCGGATTCGGGCACCATCAAACGAGCTGAAGGGCTAAAGGTGGTCACTTTTGACCAACACCGCGAACAACTGGACCTTTCTCTCACGTTGCGAAAAGCGCTCTGTGAAAATGGAGAGAAGGTTCATTACAAAGACAGCTTTATTCATGTCGTGGGTTGGGCCGAGCGGTTTCTTTTTTCCAAAGGACAATTGGATTTGCCTTTGAGTCGTCTCTCCGGTGGCGAGCAATCACGCGTTATGATTGCTCGCCTGATGCTGCGCCCCGCTGATTTGTTGCTTTTGGATGAACCCACCAATGACTTGGACATCAACTCCCTGGAGGTGCTGGAGGCGAGCATGGTGGATTTCCCTGGCGCCTTGGTTCTCGTAACGCACGATCGGTACCTGTTGGACCGCGTGAGCGATCAGATCCTCTATTTGGATGGAAAAGGCCATGCGCGATATTTCGCCGACTTGGATCAATGGGAAAGCCGGTTGACCGAAGAGGCGGAAATTGAAACTCCAACCAAAAAGAAAAAACTTGTGTCTGAAAAAAACTCCAAGGAATTAAAACAATTGGAAACAAGCCTTGAGAAAGCGGAACAAGAACGGGATCAGGCCCGTGCTGCTTTGGCCGACCCTGCCGTTGCTTCAAATGCCACCGAACTGTTCAAACGCCAAGAAGCGCTGGATAGCGCTCAAAAAAATGTCGACGCTCTGTTCAAACGCTGGGAAGAGCAAATCAAGAATAGTTCATAGACGCCCCTCGAGGATGGGCGCGCATGAGGATTGAAAGAGCGAGGCTCGCCAAAAATACGAGGGAAGCGCCAGACCAAAATGCCAAACGGGGCCCACCCACGGTCCACAAATATCCAAACAATAAACCTGCGGGGAGCGCGCACAAACCAACCGTCAAATTGTGAATGCCAAAAGCGGTGGCACGGGATTCATCTGCGACCAAACCCGCGATTAAAGCCCGCTCCGCGCTTTCGGTCAGCGCGGGATAGAGTCCGTAGAATAGAAAGACCACCAAAACAATCGCCGGGTGAGTAAAAAATCCCAACAAAAGGTAAACGCCCCCCAACACCATCCATCCCATCAAGATGGCATGGCGGTATCCGATTCTATCCGCCAGTTTTCCGCCAGGCATCGAACAAAGAGATTTGATCACATGAAGAAGCGCCCACGAGACAGGAATCCACTTGGGAGCCAAACCGATCGATTGTAGTTTCAACAACAGAAACACATCATTCGCGCTTCCCAACGTGAAGACCATGAGAATCATCAAATATCGCTTGAACATGAGAGGCAATGCCGCCGCCAACCGTGGAGTTACAAGGGGCCCTTTGGGTCGAGGCGGTTCATTACTGGCGCGTTTGGCAAGAACGATAAAGTAGACCGCACATATCCCCGGGATGACTGAAATGAGGAATAGGGATCTATAATTCCCTGGGTAAAACCACAAAAATAAAGTCGCCAAAAGGGGCCCCACCACCGCTCCAGCATGATCCATCGCGCGATGGAATCCGAATATGGTTCCACGGCGATGATGATCCACCAAACCTGACAACCAAGCGTCCCGAGGGGCTGTGCGCATTCCCTTTCCAATCCGGTCGATAAACCTCAATACAAGCACATGCCATGGAAATAGCGCCAAACCAATCAGCGGTCGAAAAAGATTCGCAATGCTATACCCCATCACGACAAAGCGAGTCCGTTTCTTGAGGCGGTCAGATAACCACCCAAAATAAAACTTGGCGACCGAGGCAGTTGAATCGGCCACACCCTCGACCAATCCAATAAACGCCGCGGAGGCGCCCAGCTGTTGCGCCAAAAAAAGCGGCAGCAAGGGGTAAATCATCTCGCTGGCCGCGTCGGTGAAAAAACTGACCACCCCAAGAAAGAAGGCGGATTTTGGAATTCCAAAACGGGACAAGCGGTTGGTCAACATTCGGGCATTATAGAGAAATCTTATTTTGAAACCTTTGATATGAGAGAATCGCTCTATGAAATGGAATCGTGGGATCTTTTTTTTATACGAAGAAATGTCTGAAGGCCGCCGTCGCCCCGGCCCAGCTTTTAAGAGGAGTGATGGTTGGCAAGTGTATAAGCCGGGGCCCAGTCGTTCCGACAGAAGGGGTGATGGGATCCCCTCCTTGTTGGGTGGCGGCAAAACCGCGCTATGAATATCTCCTTACGCTTTTCGGGTGGGGCTGATGAAGTCACTGGTTCTCGGCATTTGTTGAGCTATGGGTCCGCGCAATTTCTGCTTGATTGCGGCCTCTTTCAAGGCCACCGACACGAGGCCATTGAAAAGAACAGATCATTCACCTTCTCTGTCTCCGAGTTAAACGCGGTGCTTCTCTCTCATGCCCACATCGATCATTCAGGCGGCCTTCCTTTTTTGGTGAAACAGGGCTACAAGAACCCCATACATTGCACGCGACCCACGGTGGATTTGTGCCGGATCATGCTGATGGATTCCGCTTTTCTACAAGAAGAAGACGCCAAGTTTTTCAACAAGATCCATCAATCCGATGGTCAAACAATTGAGGCGCTCTACACGCGTGAAGACGCCGAAAACGCCATTCGCCGGTTTGTGCCACATGAATATGGAGAGTTTTTCCAACTGGGAGAGGGCCTTCGGGCCTGTTTTATTAACGCAGGCCATGTGCTGGGTTCGGCCATGATTCAGATTGAAATGGACACGCCCAAAGGAAAAAGGCGTCTCCTTTTCACGGGAGATTTGGGACGCAGAAAATCAATCCTTATGGAGCCACCCTCCATACCCAATCCAGTCGATTATTTGCTCATTGAAAGCACTTATGGGAATCGGGTACATGAGTCCATCCGAGAAGCGGAAAAAATACTCGCAGAAATCATTCAACAAGCAACTCAAGAAAAGGGCCGCATTCTGATACCAAGCTTCGCGCTTGAACGAACACAAGAGATCGTTTTTATTTTAGAGAAACTGCGCCGGGAAAAACGGATTCCACCTATTCATATTTATGTGGACAGCCCCATGGCGGTCAACATCACTGAAATTTTTAACCGTTATCTGGATTGCGCCTGTCTTTCTCCGGAATTCAAAACCTATGTTGATAAGAGAGGCGACCCTTTTGGGCTGGACACCGTCCGCTATATCCGCCTGGTCGAAGAGTCAAAAGCCCTGAATGATTTGCCGGGACAAAAAATCATCATTGCGGGCTCGGGTATGTGCGAAGGAGGACGGATTCTTCACCATTTACGCAACAACATCGGAAAAGACAGCACCACCGTTATTTTGGTGGGCTTCCAAGCCTCCGGCACGTTGGGACGGCGTTTGGCCGAAGGGGCCAAGAAAGTCAAAATATTTGGATTGGAACATGAAGTTCGCGCGCGCGTGCGCCAACTTCAGAACTTTTCATCTCACGCCGACAAAGACGATTTACAGTGGTTCATCCGCAGTTTGGACCCTCGTCCCAAAAGAATCTTTCTCGTCCATGGCGATGAGAAAGAACGCCAAGCGCTGAGCGAACAGTTGGCGCTTCTGGGCATCGACCGCGTCGAAAGGCCCCGCTTCGGAGATGAATTCCAACTGACCTGACGTTGTTGTGAGCTCTCGAAAAGGCCTGCTGATAATTTGCCGGAAAACTTCAGTTACCAATGTCGTCATCCTCGCGAAAGATGGGATCCAGTCTTCCAACTTGTTGGGATGAAGGATTATGATCTAGATTTCCGTTTTCATACCGTTGAATATTGATCTTGGTCGGTGTGAAAATCCAGGTTGATAATGGTTCTATTTTTCGGAGAATATTAGAACCGTATCTCTTTCACACAATGCGGCCGTCTTGCATTTCCCAAATACGGTCGGCCACTTTCTCCGCCAAACGGTGTTCATGCGTCACAATCAACAGGGTCATTCCACTGGCGGACAATTCTTTCATCACATCCAGGACTTCCTGTCGCATGTTGGGATCCAAGGCGCTGGTGGGTTCGTCGAACAAAAGCACACGTGGCTTCTGTGCCAAAGCCCGGGCAATGGCCACCCGTTGCTGTTGGCCCCCCGAAAGTTGAGAAGGATAGGAACCCGCGCGATCCCGCAAGCCCACGCGCTCCAGCAATTTCAGGGCATCGAGTTCCGCCTCTTGCGTGGAAGCGCCCCCAATCACGCGAGGCGCCAGCGCTATATTTTCCAGCGCGGTCAAATGAGGGAACAAATTGAATTGTTGAAAGACCATGCCCACGGTGGCACGCAACCGTCGCAATTCTTGTTTATGCCCATGCGACAGGCCGGGAACCAAGTGAAAACCCGCGATATGGATGCTGCCTTCATCAAAGGCCTCCAAATAATTCAAACAGCGCAGAAGCGTACTTTTACCAACGCCTGAAGGCCCCGTGATCGCGATGGTTTCCCCTTTTTTTACGAAAGCGTCAATTTGATTAAGAACGAGGCGGGGGCCGTGCCGCTTACACAGTCCGCGGATGGTGATCAAGCTGCAACCTCCTCTCCAAAATCCTCGCCAAACGCGCCAAAGGAAAACTGAGCGAAAAATAAAAACCGGCGCATAAAAGTCCCGGTATAAACCAACTGCGCATATCGACCGCCGCGATGGTCATCCGTTTGGTCAGTTCCACAACAGCGATGACGCCCACCAAAGAAGAATCTTTAAGGAGCGCAATAAAGTCATTGGTCATCGGAGGCAACGCCACGCGAAAGGCCTGCGGGAAAAGAACATACCTCAAGGTTTGAAGAGTCCCGAACCCAAGGGATTGGGCTGCCTCTGTTTGGCCTCTGGACAAGGATAAAAACGCACCCCGATATATTTCAGCCTCATAGGCCGCATAGTTAAGACCCAAACCCAACACCGCTGCTTGGATGGCGCTCAACTTAATATAAGGGGCAATGCCGAAATAGAGAATGTACAACTGCAGAAGAACGGGGGTCCCGCGAAAAATTTCAACATAGGTGGCCGCGAAAAATTTAAAAGGTTGACGGCCATAAATTCGAGTCGAGGCCAGAACAAAACCCAACGGCACGGCGAGAAGAAATGAACACACCGACAATTGAAGAGTTACCAACGTTCCCTTCACAAACAAAAAGAATTGCTCGAAGGAGAATTGCCTTTTCCGGTCCACCCTTCCCAAAGTCGGAATCGATTCGGTTTGCCGATGATCCCACAAATTCCATTTTCGGAGGATCCGTTCAAGAGTTCCATCGCTTCGCATTCCTAACAAAGCGGCATCGATTGTACCTTTGAGATCACTATCCCCTTTCCTCATTAAGATGACATATACCCCTCTCGCCACTTCTTGAGGAAGACAATCCACCCCCGGCAAAGGACAACCATAACGGTCTGCGATGATGTTATCCAACAAGACCGCGTCGATTTTTCCATTCACCAAATCCAAATAGGGTTCCTGCACCCCTTCGTAAATCCCCCCATAGGAGGAGGGGTCGAATCCATTTTTATAGAGGAGGTCATAGGCATAGGTTTGATTTAAGGTGGCCACCTTGCGGCCCTTTAGATCCTGGAGAGACCGAGCAGAATCCCCCTTTCTAACGGCCAAGGTTTCCGAATAAACATAATAAGGATCGGAGAGAAGGGCTCGCTCCATTCGTTCCGTGGTGGCCTCAAGGCCATTTAAGGCAATGTCAAAATCGCCCCGTTCGAGCGCCGGAACCAAACTGGACCAAGCATTGTGTTTAAAACTTGATCGAACCCCCATTCGGCGGGCCAATTCCTCCGCTATTTCCACCTCAAATCCAATAATTTGTTTTGGATTATTTGGATCCTCAAACACATAGGGCTCTCCGCCCTGCAAGTCCCCCCCCCAAATCAAGGTTCCTTTCTTTTGGATGGTGGTGAGCGTAGATGCCGACAGATAAGGAGAAAAACAGAAAAAGAAGAGAAAAAAAATAATAATACTATTCACTTTAAACTCTCCACTAAGATTCCACGTGGCGATAAGGAACTCGAACTCTTAATGCCTTGACATTAAGTATCAGCATCCACCAACCAATTAAATATAGACCCAATACAACTTTAAAATAGAAAGGTTGATAAACGATTCTTAATTTCCCGGAACTTTGAAATGTTTCAATTGTGAGTAATTGGAAATTGTTGGGGATGATCTTTGCATTCCCTTCCTTTATTTTCCATCCCAATAATTGGTTCGTATTAAACTGAATAATGGCTGGAGCATTCGATTCAAACTCGACTTCGATTTCTCCTGGAATAAAAGATACGAGCTTTACGTCTCCCTTACCATAAACAAAATATACTTCACCCTGATAAGCCGGGTTATTGGATGGTATAACCCATGAGGGCGCACAGGCAGGCAATCTGGGGCTTATTGAATTTTTCTCAAGGTAATAGTGACGAGGCAAATTGGCTTTGTGCACAGTTTCGTATATCGATTTATTAGAGATTAGTTGGTTCGAATCATTAGGCCGCCCTAAATCTTTAATCCCTTTCCAAAACGGATAATTATGAACAAACAATGATTCTGCCAATAACCATAAACCTACTACCTTCCAACTGATTGGGTTTTTCCACTCTGAAAGTATGCGGCAAACGAGAATAATTACGATCAAATAAAAGAGAATAAAAAACCGACTTGGGACGCGAAAATTCTTCACATAGGGCAATTGTTCAATGATCCAATATGGATTGAGTGGATAAAACCATCCTGCCCCTATCCAAAGAAAAAGAGTCGCTAAAAGCAAAAAAGGGTAATTCTTTATAAGAAACTCGCGTCGAAATAGATTTATGGCCAGCAGTAATACTACGACCACTCCCAGGTATAAGCCATATTCATGATAACCCCAATGGTCCCCTTTTGTGGGAAATCGGCTTAACAAATGACCAAATGGATTGAGGAAGATATGACTCAAAACATCCAGAGGCAATGACACTGATTTGATGTAAGGAGTTCGACCACGTAAAAATAATATAGATGGAATAATTTTCGTGGCTGAGAGCCCCAGAAACATGCCCAAGAGAAGCGCGATCTGAACTGGCGAGATATTAAGAGGACGAATAAGATTTTTCGGTCGGATAAAAACAGCGCACCCCACAAGTATAAGCGCATAAAAAAAAGCGTAATTCCCGCCATTGATTAAAAAAAATGCCATCAACAAGAAAAATAAGAACAACATTTTTTTGTTTCGAAACCGTAACGAAGAATAAAAAGCTAGCGGGAGTAGTTGAATTAATCCAAAGGGAATGTGCCCTTCTGCAAAATGAAGTGCAAACCAGCTGGAGTTAACGAAAAGCATAGAGCCCAATGCAGATAATAACCAGCGAACTCGGAATAATCGAAGTAGGGAATACATTCCCAAACTTCCCAAAAACGCCAAAAAAATAAGTGAAAGTAAATTGGCCCAAGCAGGAGGGAAAAAAACATCAAGCAGAATAATAGGGGAAAATATCCGGTTTTGTGGGTTGAATAAAATATCCAAGCCCCCACATAGCCATGGATCGTGTAAAGGAAATTTGTGGTAGGTGAGGACGCTTGATCTTATCAACAAACTCAGTGAATTAAATTCGTCCCAATCTCTTCCTATAGTTATAGAGGAAAATGAAAAAAGAGGAGTGATAAATGTGGCGATTGCATTAAAAAAAAGAACAAGACATAGGCCG
Above is a window of Elusimicrobiota bacterium DNA encoding:
- the ettA_1 gene encoding Energy-dependent translational throttle protein EttA, whose product is MSILLSCRNLSKSFSTRPLFEGLSLGLFEGERTGLIGPNGAGKSTLLKILAGLETPDSGELSIRRGLKVRYLAQQDIFSKVAQGTTVREELTQALQGLNLEDWEVDMRVDVGMTDAGFDGNQKVDSLSGGWRKRLAILAQVLCEPDLLLLDEPTNHLDLEGVLWLENFLSALDFSFLVITHDRRFLESVCNRVIELNKHYENGHFSSVGNYSQFIENREALFSAQAAQEESVRNTVRREIEWLRRGPKARTTKQKARIDRAGELIEELAELSFRNAQDRSANIDFSGSNRQSKSLINAHQITKSMGGRKLFGPLDLPLGPGDKLGLLGGNGSGKSTLLKILAGQLSADSGTIKRAEGLKVVTFDQHREQLDLSLTLRKALCENGEKVHYKDSFIHVVGWAERFLFSKGQLDLPLSRLSGGEQSRVMIARLMLRPADLLLLDEPTNDLDINSLEVLEASMVDFPGALVLVTHDRYLLDRVSDQILYLDGKGHARYFADLDQWESRLTEEAEIETPTKKKKLVSEKNSKELKQLETSLEKAEQERDQARAALADPAVASNATELFKRQEALDSAQKNVDALFKRWEEQIKNSS
- the mdtH gene encoding Multidrug resistance protein MdtH — translated: MLTNRLSRFGIPKSAFFLGVVSFFTDAASEMIYPLLPLFLAQQLGASAAFIGLVEGVADSTASVAKFYFGWLSDRLKKRTRFVVMGYSIANLFRPLIGLALFPWHVLVLRFIDRIGKGMRTAPRDAWLSGLVDHHRRGTIFGFHRAMDHAGAVVGPLLATLFLWFYPGNYRSLFLISVIPGICAVYFIVLAKRASNEPPRPKGPLVTPRLAAALPLMFKRYLMILMVFTLGSANDVFLLLKLQSIGLAPKWIPVSWALLHVIKSLCSMPGGKLADRIGYRHAILMGWMVLGGVYLLLGFFTHPAIVLVVFLFYGLYPALTESAERALIAGLVADESRATAFGIHNLTVGLCALPAGLLFGYLWTVGGPRLAFWSGASLVFLASLALSILMRAHPRGASMNYS
- a CDS encoding Ribonuclease — protein: MNISLRFSGGADEVTGSRHLLSYGSAQFLLDCGLFQGHRHEAIEKNRSFTFSVSELNAVLLSHAHIDHSGGLPFLVKQGYKNPIHCTRPTVDLCRIMLMDSAFLQEEDAKFFNKIHQSDGQTIEALYTREDAENAIRRFVPHEYGEFFQLGEGLRACFINAGHVLGSAMIQIEMDTPKGKRRLLFTGDLGRRKSILMEPPSIPNPVDYLLIESTYGNRVHESIREAEKILAEIIQQATQEKGRILIPSFALERTQEIVFILEKLRREKRIPPIHIYVDSPMAVNITEIFNRYLDCACLSPEFKTYVDKRGDPFGLDTVRYIRLVEESKALNDLPGQKIIIAGSGMCEGGRILHHLRNNIGKDSTTVILVGFQASGTLGRRLAEGAKKVKIFGLEHEVRARVRQLQNFSSHADKDDLQWFIRSLDPRPKRIFLVHGDEKERQALSEQLALLGIDRVERPRFGDEFQLT
- the glnQ gene encoding Glutamine transport ATP-binding protein GlnQ, giving the protein MITIRGLCKRHGPRLVLNQIDAFVKKGETIAITGPSGVGKSTLLRCLNYLEAFDEGSIHIAGFHLVPGLSHGHKQELRRLRATVGMVFQQFNLFPHLTALENIALAPRVIGGASTQEAELDALKLLERVGLRDRAGSYPSQLSGGQQQRVAIARALAQKPRVLLFDEPTSALDPNMRQEVLDVMKELSASGMTLLIVTHEHRLAEKVADRIWEMQDGRIV
- the mltF gene encoding Membrane-bound lytic murein transglycosylase F, whose translation is MNSIIIFFLFFFCFSPYLSASTLTTIQKKGTLIWGGDLQGGEPYVFEDPNNPKQIIGFEVEIAEELARRMGVRSSFKHNAWSSLVPALERGDFDIALNGLEATTERMERALLSDPYYVYSETLAVRKGDSARSLQDLKGRKVATLNQTYAYDLLYKNGFDPSSYGGIYEGVQEPYLDLVNGKIDAVLLDNIIADRYGCPLPGVDCLPQEVARGVYVILMRKGDSDLKGTIDAALLGMRSDGTLERILRKWNLWDHRQTESIPTLGRVDRKRQFSFEQFFLFVKGTLVTLQLSVCSFLLAVPLGFVLASTRIYGRQPFKFFAATYVEIFRGTPVLLQLYILYFGIAPYIKLSAIQAAVLGLGLNYAAYEAEIYRGAFLSLSRGQTEAAQSLGFGTLQTLRYVLFPQAFRVALPPMTNDFIALLKDSSLVGVIAVVELTKRMTIAAVDMRSWFIPGLLCAGFYFSLSFPLARLARILERRLQLDHHPRTV